AGTACTGAGAGTTCTGTCCAAATAAGGCTATAAGCCTTTTGGTCATGCCCAAAAAGAATTTATAAGGAACTTATCATATATCTGCACTGGCAGAGAATGTAGATCGAGTGATACATCCAGTGTGGTGGATATTTTCAAAAGAATACTTGATTTTAACTAGGATTTTTTAACTACTACACGTGTTTCGCCTCAactatagcatcttcaggtgaagGTGAAGATACTATCAATATAACGAATAACGAAACACATTTAGTGGTTGaattatatctgaaaaattAGATGTGGTTTGTAGTTTTCATTGAGAATCGGCCACATAAATTAAATCTATGTTATAGGTATTATGTGTGATTAATTTAATAGTAAAATTTCTGACCGATGAAGATTACCAGAATATTACGAAGGTTCTCACACCTGTGTTGTAGAAATTTGAACAATGATAAAATACTTAAAAAAAGACCAAAACGTTACCACGTCACTTCATCTGCCCTACGCCGAATATCTGTTTGACTTCTCAGGAAATCTGCATAGACCCTTAGATTAATAAAGCCACAATTGGATTGAACAAATCTGTATAAAGGATTCCCCTTTTTTGTGCAGACCAAGAGTAAAATTATTCTGATCTGTAACTGGTGGACGTTTGAGACTGGTATGCTTGGTTGGAACATAAACATAACaccatttgttgttgtccaaagactgaaGGGAGATACTTGCTAGTAACTGATCTATATTTTTGGTAATTATCTTTCAAAATGCATACTGGGTATCACAAAATTCTCTGATAAACATATTATGTTAGCGATGTTCAATAATGAAATCTTGAGACAAGACTTATGTTGTAAGATCACTTCAGCTCCATTGAAAATGCATGAGACTAACTGCATACGGTTTAACTTTAACAGCTCTGGAGAAGCGATTGCAAGACCCTGAAGGTGTTGGATACAGAATCTTATCGGAGTGCGAAATATCGCAACTATTGAGTAACGGTGATTACCAAGTGGGATAGAATACGTCTCTTAAACTTATCTGAGAACAAAAACTTGTTTAAAATAAgttttgtaaatttttgtacTAGTTTTCTATAGACTGTACCCGTAATTTATTACAAGGATCTGAAGTGAGGAGGTTTCTTTAAATATTGGGAGCTGGATTCACCTAGTagcgtttttttttcaaataaattcatTGTTTTCAGGCATAACCTAAaacgaaacaattttttttttaatttgacaaTTGTCAAGGGTTTTGACATAAAATCGGCAGTTCCAACTCAAAGACCCCATTAACAGGTTTGACGAGTTAACTAACGGAGTTCCTCAGTGAGCTTGACTTTGCTACCTCTGCGTCATCGGCTTTGAAATGTATTCTACCTACTTTCTATACTTTGGAAAAATTGACGTTTACCGTGGTGATTTTAAAGATAACGAAGTAGTGTTAATATTTACTCTTCAATCAATCCACCCATACTGAGATTGACGCCCAAAAACAGCTGCTTTAGGTTGAATGACCAATAGGGTGATAGGAATAATACACTACCTTCGCCAATTCTTCTACAAACGCTACGAATCAAATCCAGCTTCCAATATAGAAGTCAGAAGTACAGGATGCTCTTTCGAAGACGAATTAATAGAAAACGCTTcaagatattcttattcaaagTCAACACAgaacaatattttgtttttcggcaaCATCGTTTTCACCATTGGCATCTTGTGTTTCAtaagaattaaaaatttcaagtgaaattCTTCTCTGGAAGGGCTTCTTTAGCccaagaaatatttcattttatgaattacgttgaaaataatggatttctgtaattcatatttttttcgtaCAAGTCTTAATGGATTCACATTATTATTGGAAATTATGGATGCTAGACCATTAAAAGAACTTGCTTTCTTTATCGAAGTCGAATACCTTCtcgaaattttttaataagGCCTTTCATTTAAAAAACCAAGTATTTCTCTTTCAACTAGatacaaactttttttttaagtaCCTAAAAGAATAGGTATACATTGTAAGTAGTTTGGGGGGTGGTATTTTCAAGATTATTCTTCATTGTGTAAAGAACTACTAGCAGTATTTTGACTGTAACATACAGACACCAACATATGTGGAAACAATAATTCCAAAGAATTAACATAAACTGCAGGTATTAGTAGTTTGTAGGGGATATTAGATGGGTTTAGGATCCTGCAGAATAGTAGAGAAGGATTCCCGCTTGTGAGGACAGGTAGCACTGGTGAGAAGTATATGATTACACTTTTATTAGAAGGATCAGATCCTCAAAGGGTCTAGTCGTAGTAGTAACATTTGAACTTCCCGAATGTCGCTTTCGTAAGGGTCTTGCGACCAAGCAATACCACCTTGAACATAGTTTTGTAGGTAGTGTTGGTCCAAGTAGAGATAATAATCGCCACGTTGCACTGAGGACGTGATAATGATCTCGAAATCGGTATATAGAATTGGTGGTTTAGATTATCCTTGAATTACCTAGATTGATTTATTGACTACAGGAAACAATAATTCTTTGGAATTAATGTTGCCACATTTGAAAGTCGGTATTTCAAGACAGAACTTAGTTTTGTACATACTATTGTCTCAATTACGTAcccaaaattattttatttactAATCATTATACTCACTCATTAAAATATGCAGTAATTCGTAGTATGACCTGACCCATGTATTTTCAACTGAATAAATTGTTATTCTTCGTAAACATAACTTTGTTAttgaaaagaaacaaaaattaaaaagttaaaCAACAGAAAACATCAAGAATTAATTTATTTCAGGCGATTCTACATACCTTTGAGGAATTCCTGCAAATTAAACACAACTATGGATATTCAATTCATACACACATTCTGAGTGGTTTTTCCGATACCTAGAGGAGACtggaaaatattatatatttacTACGGCTTGAGCCAACCGTGGATGTGAAAGAATATTTTGGAATATTCAGTAGATAATTATTTTTTACCTTATTTATtaaatacaaatttcaaaagaaaattgatatgaatTTAATaggaattttattcaaaaaggatcatgaaatgaataaatgaaggAGTTGAAATCTCAGAATAATTAGCTTGTATAATAAAAACCATCGCACTTGAATTTTAAATAAGATTTGAAGAGggttgaaaatttcgaaatattaagAGTTTAAACCATATGGCTCTTCTGAACAATTTAGTGTGTTAAACGTCTTTGTATTCATGTTCACTTCAAATGATGAGAGTTGATTTCGcgtattttcataaatttaaataattttcgaatggaGGATACCAACCCATCTTCTAGCAAAGAGTCATTGAATGTTTCTGCTCACAGCAGGCTTGCAACAGCAAAATGCGTGCTGAGGGTGACACTAAAAccgttgaaaataaaatatttaaaattcaaCAAATCAAATTCCATAGCAATTCATCAAATTTCAATTGTTGTAACCAACAAACTGGCGATTTTCTGTAATATATTAAGATTTGTAATTCACGCAAAGGAGCTCATCTATATCACTAAAAGTGAGACTATCTCCACCCTCCTACCCTGATTGGGCGTCTATATTGAGAATATTAAGAAAGCAAACAAAAAGATTAAATTAAAAACTTTTTACTCTCAATTATAATCTAAATCAATTCAAGAACAAACTCAATTATAGAAAGAGTATTTCCTAAGTCAGGTATTAAGAATTAAGATATGCTAATGAAGATTAAATGAAAGGATCGTTAAAAGAGATGAAAATTTCTTTGATATGCTTCCAAATATCCCATCAACGGCCTCTACCACGACCTCTTTGAAAATTACCACGTCCTCTGTTTCCTGAATTTCCTTTATTTTTAGCAGGAGGGCTCTTTGGTCTAAGAGCCTCGATTCTTTCTGTACAACCCGTAGTTAGAGTTGTTGGTGCGAAAGATGAACTGTATAACTCAGCATTGAAGTTCGAATTGGTAAGCTCAGGTCCAACTGTTAACCAACCAGGTCTTATGGTGCTATCTCTTCCGAACAGATGAAGTCTTCTTctacctgaaaaaaaaagtttcataaGGTAAGTATGATGAACTTATGGTCCCCATATGACATTTCAGTTGTGATCAAAAAGTTGATATAAACTGGAGGAAAGAATATTATTTACCCAAACAGAAATGCTCAATTATATGGAATATTTCCACTGGTTTCTCCAAACTACCATATTCATTTTCCTCCGATATGATTAGGTCGATATCCACATTAGCATGGATGAAATCTCCGTCTGTGGATCTCCTGACAGTTCCCTTTATTCCCATCAAACAATGTTCCTTTGTTCTTTGAAATACTGCTTTTGGCTCAATATTTTTGGAATGACCTGGATTTTTTATGTTTGTTCTGATCCAGCAAATATCTTCACATCTAAAAATATCCTTTTTACATACAAACAGATTGATatgcaaagacaaaaaaaatacCTTCTGAATCCCCATTTCCTTAGGCATACCCTTCCCATATCCAAGCCTTCTGAACTTCCACACCATAAGAATACGAAGCTCCTCTGAGCAGCTATCTCGCCGATATCAAGATTAATAATTTGATCCCATGTCCAAAATTGCATGTTAGTCGCGCCCATTGACCTTTGATACTCTTCCAAGGGAGGTTCTATCAAAATTACATCGAATTTACAGTTTAAATTCTTTAAATCATATGATGACAGGTCTGCTTTAAGATACATTGGTGGTGTAGCTGTTTGAGAAATAAGTTCATCCTTCAATTTGATCAATTCACGAAGTTTGGGGTATTCTTCGAAGCGATCTGCTAGGCCCACATCcctgatgaaattttgtggcCTTTGTCCTGTGTCCACAAAATGCTGGCAGTAATCATTATGAGGATTTGAAGACTGAGTACCCTGTATAGAGGCAAAGAATTAGATCACATGAgacaaataatgaataaataccACCTTAAGGAATGTCGAAGAATCTCTGTAAACCAATTCGTCTGGTGTATCTTTCTTATAATCATATTTCACTTCCTCTTGATTGGACGAACTGGCAGAGCTTTTTCTCTTAGTGGGGCTAGTATCAGTTCCTAAGATTTGACGAAGTTCTTCTGCTCCTGAAACACCAAGCTAGGCAGTTTCATGTTTGAATGAATTTCTAATAAGTCGAAAGGAATCAGTGAACCCAATAAAGAATAATAATTCTTTACTGAGTTTACTGGATGGAATTGTTTTAACTTACAGTTTGAGCGAGAAGTTGTTTTCTTTTACGAGACTTTTCTCGTCTCTCCTTCAGAATGTCCCCCATTTCCTAGGGTTTCACAATTTAATATTTACTCTTAATTAATTAAGTCTATTTTGTTTACAAATTTGGAGACAATGAAAGACAACAAAACAACTAGGTTAGGAAATGATGACAAGTGAGGTTAGGTAACAatcaccacagaacactaataacAATTCATAGATTGAAAGTAAAAGATAAATCATCGACCTCTAAGactgcgttcacaaacttactagACATGGAGTGagctccaacttagtttcaagggttgagttctttgaatttttggtattttcatggtccGTATGGTCAtaaagagaaaactgaaaagatatgggtgatatcttgtgttccaaaaagatttatcaaagaaatgaaaaactattttccaaaaattcatttttatatttgtacgagacaatGATTCACCCTGTATGAAGAGGATGCCCCAGGCACTTTGATCTTCGAAGGGCAACGCATTGGGAATATTCCAGGTGTTTATTTTAAAATAAGACTACCAGTATGATTTATTTCCTTCATTGATCAGATTATGGTCTCTACGTTACGTTTATTTTAAATTTCAGCTTAAGAATGATCAAACCTTACAGTTTGTTGCTGTATTGAACTTAACAGATTAAAAAGAGGGGCAAAATAATATGTTGTTGAGTCATAACTTTTGCAGTATTTCACAAAATCAATTATAATCCTTTCTGTGCATTTATTGAGTTGAGTGAAACTCCATTTAAAGAAGTTTCTGGATAGGAGTCTTTTCATCTGATGTAAAATAACCATGAAGAAAAGATTTTATTCTTGGCGACTTTGTCTATATACACTTAAATAAGAGCTTAGCCGTAGAGATTCCATCATAAACTACTCGGTTGTGCACGAAAAGTTGAAgatgaattgaaataaaaattgacctgttcggatattttccttcaaaataGTTAATATCGAAGATGCGAATTTAGTGCGTCACTCTGTATGAGTATATACTTTCACCTAACCACTACAAGTCTATGACTTTTCTCAAATCCTCGCACCCAAAAAACAATTCTTCACGTGTTCCAAATACCGAATAAAAAAAGCTACATTCCTCATACGAACGAAAAATCATCAGTCGCGTTGATATACAGATGGAgtcaacaataaaaataattaatctcGATTGATCCattcacaacaaaaaaacgCGCTGAAAATCTTCCAACAAAAGGCTCCATATATAGTAGATTTTTCTcaattctcaaaaaaattacataaaattCACGATGTCGTGTAACTTGATGACCTCTAGGGCGTCAGTGGATGTTAAAAATTCCGATACCCAGTCCGAGGTTTCAGAAAGCGGGACTTGTACTTCAGGATGGAATTCAAACTGGGACTCTAGGGAGGAACTTCAAGATTTCGTCATTAAAATTGGACTAAACGACGTGTCAGACTTGTATCAGGACAGATTCAAAGTCGACAGAAAAAAATTGGAACAAATGCTAAGCGGTGAgtatttttcgagaaaatcaaaatggcGACAGCTAAACACAATGATGATGAACAAACTGAACAA
This genomic stretch from Coccinella septempunctata chromosome 7, icCocSept1.1, whole genome shotgun sequence harbors:
- the LOC123316414 gene encoding N6-adenosine-methyltransferase non-catalytic subunit, encoding MGDILKERREKSRKRKQLLAQTLGVSGAEELRQILGTDTSPTKRKSSASSSNQEEVKYDYKKDTPDELVYRDSSTFLKGTQSSNPHNDYCQHFVDTGQRPQNFIRDVGLADRFEEYPKLRELIKLKDELISQTATPPMYLKADLSSYDLKNLNCKFDVILIEPPLEEYQRSMGATNMQFWTWDQIINLDIGEIAAQRSFVFLWCGSSEGLDMGRVCLRKWGFRRCEDICWIRTNIKNPGHSKNIEPKAVFQRTKEHCLMGIKGTVRRSTDGDFIHANVDIDLIISEENEYGSLEKPVEIFHIIEHFCLGRRRLHLFGRDSTIRPGWLTVGPELTNSNFNAELYSSSFAPTTLTTGCTERIEALRPKSPPAKNKGNSGNRGRGNFQRGRGRGR